One Streptosporangium sp. NBC_01495 DNA window includes the following coding sequences:
- a CDS encoding helix-turn-helix transcriptional regulator translates to MKNRIKDLRAESAWTQADLAQRVGVSRQTINAIETGKFDPSLPVAFRLAKLFNLKIEELFLDDQ, encoded by the coding sequence ATGAAGAACCGCATCAAGGACCTTCGCGCCGAAAGCGCCTGGACGCAGGCTGACCTGGCTCAGCGTGTCGGCGTGTCAAGGCAGACGATCAACGCAATCGAAACAGGGAAGTTCGACCCGAGCCTTCCAGTTGCCTTCCGTCTCGCCAAGCTGTTCAACCTGAAGATCGAAGAGCTCTTTCTCGACGATCAATGA
- a CDS encoding response regulator transcription factor, whose amino-acid sequence MAAVAEVNAAIRVLIVDDDPLVRAGLAMIIGGSPELSVVGEAACGAEVPAAVEACAPDVVLMDIRMPVLDGLAATELLRARPDPPEVVVLTTFDADEYVLRALRAGASGFLLKHTPPAEILRAIVRVSAGEPILSPTVTRQLIAHVADTGAAARRQHAVRVLSLLSEREREVAVAVGRGRSNAEISGELFMSIATVKAHISRILDKLDLNNRTQIALLAHDAGLTG is encoded by the coding sequence ATGGCTGCCGTGGCCGAGGTGAACGCCGCGATCCGGGTTCTCATCGTGGATGACGACCCGCTGGTACGGGCCGGCCTGGCGATGATCATCGGCGGTTCGCCCGAGCTGAGCGTGGTGGGCGAGGCGGCCTGCGGAGCCGAGGTGCCCGCCGCGGTGGAGGCCTGCGCCCCGGACGTGGTGCTGATGGACATCCGCATGCCCGTGCTGGACGGCCTGGCCGCCACCGAGCTGCTGCGTGCCCGGCCCGACCCGCCCGAGGTCGTCGTGCTGACGACCTTCGACGCCGACGAGTACGTGCTGCGCGCCCTGCGCGCCGGGGCCAGCGGCTTCCTGCTCAAGCACACGCCGCCCGCCGAGATCCTGCGCGCGATCGTACGGGTGTCGGCCGGGGAGCCCATCTTGTCGCCGACGGTGACCCGCCAGTTGATCGCCCACGTCGCCGACACCGGCGCCGCCGCCCGGCGGCAGCACGCCGTACGCGTGCTGAGCCTGCTCAGCGAACGGGAACGGGAGGTGGCCGTCGCCGTGGGCCGGGGCAGGTCCAACGCCGAGATCAGCGGCGAGTTGTTCATGAGCATCGCGACCGTGAAAGCCCACATCTCGCGCATTCTCGACAAGCTCGACCTCAACAACCGCACCCAGATCGCCCTGCTCGCCCACGACGCCGGCCTGACCGGCTGA
- a CDS encoding sensor histidine kinase has protein sequence MTTPAGLDHRILLPSSALSGPEPAPARPAGRTRRDWAADVALFLLAIGLTALSVVEGLGQHPAPVPFAVDAALGGLSCLGVWLRRRRPVGFAVVTVAFSVYSMSAAGVALIALFTVAEHRRVAVAGPIVAGCVLVPFLTPLVRPDVPVPPWWQVLLGFACIAAVLAWGMFVRARRQSLRERARRVESERELRLAQVRQSERDRIAREMHDVLAHRLSLLSLHAGALELRPDAASEEVARAAGVIRDSAHRALEDLREVIGMLRAGLDRSEEGPERPQPTLADLPDLVDQSRRAGMRVLLDCRVGEPAAAPAAIGRGAYRIVQEGLTNARKHGRDGQVSVAVGGAAGEGLTVEVRNPAGATAVAGIPGGGSGLIGLAERAGLAGGRLEYGPTAAGEFRLWAWLPWPR, from the coding sequence GTGACGACCCCGGCAGGCCTGGACCATCGGATCCTGCTCCCCTCCAGCGCGCTCAGCGGCCCCGAGCCCGCCCCGGCGCGCCCGGCCGGACGCACCAGGCGCGACTGGGCGGCCGATGTGGCGTTGTTCCTGCTGGCCATCGGCCTCACGGCGCTCAGCGTGGTGGAAGGCCTCGGCCAGCATCCCGCACCGGTGCCGTTCGCGGTGGACGCCGCCCTCGGCGGGCTGAGCTGCCTGGGGGTGTGGCTGCGCCGGCGCCGGCCGGTCGGCTTCGCGGTGGTCACGGTGGCGTTCAGCGTCTATTCGATGTCGGCCGCGGGGGTGGCGCTGATCGCGCTGTTCACCGTCGCGGAGCACCGGCGCGTGGCGGTGGCCGGCCCGATCGTGGCCGGGTGCGTGCTGGTGCCGTTCCTGACGCCGCTGGTCCGGCCGGACGTCCCGGTGCCGCCCTGGTGGCAGGTCCTGCTGGGCTTCGCCTGCATCGCCGCGGTGCTCGCCTGGGGGATGTTCGTACGAGCCCGGCGGCAGTCCCTGCGCGAACGGGCCCGGCGGGTCGAATCCGAGCGGGAACTGCGCCTCGCCCAGGTCCGCCAGTCCGAACGCGACCGGATCGCCCGGGAGATGCACGATGTGCTCGCCCACCGCCTGTCCCTGCTCAGCCTGCACGCCGGGGCGCTGGAGCTTCGTCCCGACGCCGCGTCCGAGGAGGTCGCCCGGGCCGCCGGGGTGATCCGCGACAGCGCGCACCGGGCGCTGGAGGATCTGCGCGAGGTCATCGGCATGCTCCGCGCCGGCCTCGACCGGTCCGAGGAGGGGCCGGAGCGGCCCCAGCCCACCCTGGCCGATCTTCCCGACCTGGTCGATCAGTCACGGCGCGCGGGCATGCGGGTGCTGCTCGACTGCCGGGTGGGGGAACCGGCGGCCGCGCCTGCGGCGATCGGGCGCGGCGCGTACCGGATCGTGCAGGAAGGGCTGACCAATGCCCGCAAGCACGGCCGCGACGGCCAGGTGTCGGTGGCCGTCGGCGGGGCGGCGGGGGAGGGGCTGACGGTCGAGGTGCGCAACCCGGCCGGCGCCACCGCCGTCGCCGGGATTCCGGGCGGCGGCAGTGGCCTGATCGGCCTGGCCGAGCGGGCCGGCCTGGCCGGTGGACGGCTGGAGTACGGCCCGACCGCCGCGGGTGAGTTCCGGCTGTGGGCATGGCTGCCGTGGCCGAGGTGA
- a CDS encoding DUF6326 family protein, which yields MRARLSTLWIVVMFTMLYADVLSFLNAGFLRGLMAGHAEGVPVTPLLLVGSAVMVEIPIVMVVLSRVLKPAVTRRVTLVAVPLTAAFIIGGGSAKPHYLVLAAVEVVCLAVILRQAWRMDTSPAVSRPAG from the coding sequence GTGCGAGCAAGACTCTCCACCCTGTGGATCGTCGTCATGTTCACCATGCTCTACGCGGATGTCCTCAGTTTCCTGAACGCCGGATTTCTGCGGGGGCTCATGGCGGGGCATGCCGAGGGCGTTCCCGTCACCCCGCTGCTCCTGGTGGGATCCGCGGTCATGGTCGAGATCCCGATCGTGATGGTGGTGTTGTCGCGTGTGTTGAAACCGGCGGTGACCCGGCGGGTCACCTTGGTGGCGGTCCCGCTGACCGCGGCGTTCATCATCGGCGGCGGATCGGCGAAACCCCACTACCTGGTCCTGGCCGCCGTGGAAGTGGTGTGCCTGGCCGTCATCCTGCGGCAGGCCTGGCGCATGGACACCTCACCCGCCGTGAGCCGTCCTGCGGGATGA
- a CDS encoding alpha/beta fold hydrolase, whose protein sequence is MAPVIAGFDYRRVPVADGVSLNVAVAGTGSPIVLLHGFPQTHLMWRHVAADLAADHTVICPDLRGYGASDKPAETDDATYAKRTMAADIVALARALGHERFALAGHDRGALVAIRAGLDHPETITHLASLDVLPTLDMWEVMHGVSAAVGFHLYLMAQPPGLPEKMIAASSDAFFGHFLDIWTNDPRAIPADVRAAYLDASRAAVTSIVADYRASAGIDVAHDRADRDAGNRLRMPVTVLQQDWGAALGFDAVALWSAWAPDLRHIPVTFGHFMAEEAPADVAKALRDLLSR, encoded by the coding sequence ATGGCGCCTGTCATCGCCGGATTCGACTACCGGCGCGTCCCCGTCGCCGACGGCGTGTCCCTGAACGTGGCCGTCGCGGGGACGGGCAGTCCGATCGTGCTGCTGCACGGCTTCCCCCAGACCCACCTGATGTGGCGGCACGTCGCCGCCGACCTGGCGGCCGACCACACCGTGATCTGCCCTGACCTGCGCGGCTACGGCGCCAGTGACAAACCGGCCGAGACCGACGACGCCACCTACGCCAAGCGCACCATGGCCGCCGACATCGTCGCCCTGGCCCGCGCGCTGGGGCATGAGCGCTTCGCGCTGGCCGGGCACGACCGCGGTGCCCTGGTCGCCATCCGCGCCGGCCTGGACCACCCCGAGACGATCACCCACCTGGCCAGCCTGGACGTGCTGCCCACGCTGGACATGTGGGAGGTGATGCACGGTGTCAGCGCCGCCGTCGGCTTCCACCTCTACCTGATGGCCCAGCCTCCCGGCCTGCCCGAGAAGATGATCGCCGCCAGTTCCGACGCCTTCTTCGGGCACTTCCTGGACATCTGGACCAACGATCCGCGGGCGATCCCCGCCGATGTCCGCGCCGCCTACCTGGACGCCTCCCGCGCGGCCGTCACCTCGATCGTGGCCGACTACCGCGCCTCCGCCGGTATCGACGTCGCCCACGACCGGGCCGACCGGGACGCCGGCAACCGGCTGCGGATGCCGGTCACCGTGCTCCAGCAGGACTGGGGCGCAGCCCTCGGCTTCGACGCGGTGGCGCTGTGGAGCGCCTGGGCGCCCGACCTGCGGCACATCCCCGTCACCTTCGGCCACTTCATGGCCGAGGAGGCCCCCGCCGACGTCGCCAAGGCCCTTCGGGACCTGCTCTCGCGCTGA
- a CDS encoding AfsR/SARP family transcriptional regulator, with amino-acid sequence MRVVFGVLGPVTAWDAAGGAIALKGPRHREVLARLIVARRRVVPITGLVEDLWDDPPPGAVGAVRTFVAALRRALEPERPPRTPPRLLVTEGPGYALRAEPGAVDAWRFERVVSAAATLPPQDGLAQLAEALGWWRGPAYAEFAGQAWAGTERARLAEIRLHAVERQAEIRLALGLAAEAIPGLDAHVAEHPWREDAWRLLALALYRTGRQGDALAVLRRARTTLVQQLGVDPGPPLRRLETDILHHAGHLDLASGPGGAAARVWAQTAAVYDRTVTSGARARLESTVGLLRSLAVTGGSGLEAARRHRPAAIAAAEELGDAELTARVIGAYDVPAIWTRSDDPSQAARVVAAAERTLAAISPGAHEAARAGLLATIALESRGTRSARGPQAARQAEEIARRLDDPALLAFALNGVFMQTFHRAGLAPRRDEIGAELVALSTRHDLVTFQILGHLIRVQARAALADFPAADRHAAAADRLAERHERPLVGVFTRWYRALRLTEAGRAPLAEAEAAYRDAAARLDGAGMPGLEHGLLPLALLCLRLRHALPAPADEHIDEHTDWGPYEPWARPLVLLARDRRAEAAEALREVPDPPRDLLFEALWCLAARAAIAVGDRRTMERAHGELAPAAAELAGAGSGLLTLGPVSRHLGDLADALAHHDTAARPRRSR; translated from the coding sequence GTGCGGGTCGTGTTCGGGGTGCTGGGGCCGGTGACGGCCTGGGACGCTGCCGGGGGCGCGATCGCCCTCAAGGGGCCGCGGCACCGCGAGGTGCTGGCCCGGCTGATCGTCGCCCGCCGCCGCGTCGTCCCGATCACCGGCCTGGTCGAGGACCTGTGGGACGATCCGCCCCCCGGCGCGGTGGGCGCGGTGCGCACCTTCGTGGCCGCGTTGCGCCGCGCGCTGGAACCCGAGCGCCCTCCCCGGACCCCGCCCCGGCTGCTGGTCACCGAGGGGCCGGGGTACGCGCTGCGCGCTGAGCCGGGCGCGGTGGACGCCTGGCGCTTCGAACGGGTGGTCTCGGCCGCCGCGACGCTGCCTCCCCAGGACGGGCTCGCCCAGCTGGCCGAGGCACTGGGGTGGTGGCGCGGGCCCGCCTACGCCGAGTTCGCCGGCCAGGCCTGGGCCGGTACGGAGCGCGCCCGCCTGGCCGAGATCCGGTTGCACGCCGTCGAGCGCCAGGCCGAGATCCGGCTCGCCCTCGGCCTGGCCGCCGAGGCGATACCGGGACTGGACGCGCACGTGGCCGAGCACCCCTGGCGCGAGGACGCCTGGCGGCTGCTGGCACTCGCGCTGTATCGCACCGGCCGCCAGGGCGACGCGCTCGCCGTCCTGCGCCGGGCACGAACGACGCTGGTTCAGCAGCTGGGGGTGGATCCGGGCCCGCCCCTTCGCCGCCTGGAGACCGACATCCTCCACCACGCCGGTCACCTCGACCTCGCATCCGGCCCCGGCGGGGCGGCGGCCCGGGTATGGGCGCAGACGGCCGCCGTCTACGACCGCACGGTGACCTCCGGTGCCCGGGCCCGGTTGGAGTCGACGGTGGGTCTGCTGCGCAGCCTCGCGGTGACCGGCGGCAGCGGCCTGGAGGCCGCCCGCCGGCACCGCCCGGCGGCCATCGCCGCCGCCGAGGAACTGGGTGACGCGGAACTGACCGCCCGGGTGATCGGCGCCTACGACGTACCGGCGATCTGGACCCGCTCCGACGACCCTTCGCAGGCGGCGCGCGTCGTGGCGGCGGCCGAACGCACCCTGGCCGCCATTTCGCCCGGCGCGCACGAGGCGGCGCGGGCCGGCCTGCTGGCCACGATCGCCCTGGAGTCGCGCGGCACCCGCTCGGCGCGCGGCCCGCAGGCCGCCCGCCAGGCCGAGGAGATCGCCCGCCGCCTGGACGATCCCGCACTGCTGGCGTTCGCCCTCAACGGCGTGTTCATGCAGACCTTCCACCGCGCCGGCCTGGCCCCGCGCCGGGACGAGATCGGCGCCGAGCTGGTCGCCCTGTCCACCCGGCACGACCTGGTGACCTTCCAGATACTCGGGCACCTCATCCGCGTCCAGGCCCGCGCCGCGCTCGCCGACTTCCCCGCGGCCGACCGGCACGCGGCCGCCGCGGACCGGCTGGCCGAACGCCACGAGCGGCCGCTGGTGGGTGTGTTCACCCGGTGGTACCGGGCACTGCGGCTCACCGAGGCCGGGCGGGCACCCCTGGCCGAGGCCGAGGCGGCCTACCGCGACGCCGCCGCGCGGCTGGACGGCGCCGGCATGCCCGGCCTGGAACACGGCCTGTTGCCGCTCGCGTTGCTGTGCCTGCGCCTGCGGCACGCGCTGCCCGCCCCCGCCGACGAGCACATCGACGAGCACACCGACTGGGGCCCCTACGAGCCATGGGCCCGTCCCCTGGTGCTGCTGGCCCGAGATCGCCGTGCCGAGGCCGCCGAGGCGCTGCGCGAGGTCCCCGACCCGCCCCGCGACCTGCTGTTCGAGGCCCTGTGGTGCCTGGCCGCGCGGGCCGCGATCGCCGTCGGCGACCGGCGGACGATGGAACGCGCGCACGGCGAGCTCGCTCCCGCGGCGGCCGAGCTGGCCGGGGCGGGCAGCGGCCTGCTCACCCTGGGGCCGGTCTCCCGACACCTCGGCGACCTCGCCGACGCCCTCGCACACCACGACACCGCGGCCCGCCCCCGCCGGTCGCGGTGA
- the aspS gene encoding aspartate--tRNA(Asn) ligase encodes MISSSAIVPPVCRVLAAELPRRTGRQVTVQGWLHRRRTLKSVVFLVLRDRSGLIQAVVTDPEAMAEAGGHPEETVLQITGTVTANPQAPGGAEVTSPVVTALSGPAAAPPFDLYRPSVAATLPTILDHAPVALRHPLLRAPHAISAVSVAGFRTTLDALGFTEIHTPKVVASATESGANVFGIDWFGTRAYLAQSPQFFKQAMVGVFERVYETGPVFRAEPHDTARHLAQYTSLDAELGFVTDHREVMAVLREVLAGMTAAVERHAGEACALLEVELPDVPERIPEIHFAQAQELLAAHTGEDPRGEPDLAPAHERWLSRWALREHGSEFLFVTGYPMAKRPFYTHPEPGRPQYSNSFDLLFRGLELVTGGQRLHRHEDYLAALAARGESPEPYAGYLAAFRHGMPPHGGFALGLERWTTRLTGADNIRRATLFPRDLHRLTP; translated from the coding sequence ATGATCTCCTCATCCGCAATCGTTCCACCCGTCTGCCGGGTCCTGGCCGCGGAGCTTCCGCGGCGAACAGGCCGGCAGGTGACCGTCCAGGGCTGGCTGCACCGCAGGCGGACCCTGAAATCCGTGGTCTTCCTCGTCCTGCGGGACCGCTCCGGCCTCATCCAGGCCGTGGTCACCGACCCCGAGGCCATGGCCGAGGCCGGCGGCCATCCCGAAGAGACCGTCCTGCAGATCACCGGGACCGTGACCGCCAACCCCCAGGCCCCCGGCGGAGCCGAGGTGACCTCCCCGGTGGTGACCGCCCTGTCGGGGCCGGCCGCGGCCCCGCCGTTCGACCTCTACCGTCCCTCGGTGGCGGCCACCCTGCCGACCATCCTCGACCACGCCCCGGTCGCCCTGCGCCACCCGCTGCTGCGGGCACCCCACGCCATCTCCGCGGTCTCGGTGGCGGGTTTCCGTACGACGCTGGACGCGCTTGGCTTCACCGAGATCCACACGCCCAAGGTGGTGGCCTCGGCCACCGAGTCCGGCGCCAACGTCTTCGGGATCGACTGGTTCGGCACCCGCGCCTACCTGGCCCAGTCGCCGCAGTTCTTCAAGCAGGCCATGGTCGGCGTCTTCGAGCGCGTCTACGAGACCGGCCCGGTCTTCCGCGCCGAGCCCCACGACACCGCGCGGCACCTGGCCCAGTACACCTCGCTGGACGCCGAGCTCGGTTTCGTCACCGACCACCGGGAGGTGATGGCCGTGCTGCGCGAGGTTCTCGCGGGCATGACGGCCGCCGTCGAACGGCACGCCGGCGAGGCGTGCGCGCTGCTGGAGGTCGAACTGCCCGACGTCCCGGAACGGATCCCGGAGATCCACTTCGCCCAGGCCCAGGAGCTCCTGGCCGCCCACACCGGCGAGGACCCCCGGGGTGAGCCGGACCTCGCACCGGCCCACGAACGCTGGCTGTCGCGATGGGCGCTGCGCGAGCACGGCAGCGAGTTCCTGTTCGTCACCGGCTACCCGATGGCCAAACGCCCCTTCTACACCCACCCCGAGCCCGGCAGGCCGCAGTACTCCAACAGCTTCGACCTGCTCTTTCGCGGCCTGGAGCTCGTCACCGGCGGCCAGCGCCTGCATCGCCACGAGGACTACCTCGCGGCCCTGGCGGCCCGCGGCGAATCACCCGAGCCGTACGCCGGTTATCTCGCCGCCTTCCGGCACGGGATGCCCCCGCACGGCGGCTTCGCCCTCGGCCTGGAACGGTGGACCACCCGGCTGACCGGGGCCGACAACATCCGCCGCGCCACCCTGTTCCCCCGTGACCTGCACCGCCTGACCCCGTGA